In Aptenodytes patagonicus chromosome 9, bAptPat1.pri.cur, whole genome shotgun sequence, the DNA window ACTGCTCTTATGGTGGATAACACCAGCAGGCAGTAATGCTTTTCCCTTATCACTCACTAAAGCACAACTCCTCGCAGTACTCCTCTTGCTTGGGAAAACTGCATCTAAGGGGCTCCACAAGAGGGAGAGAAGCATGGTCTAGAGAGGGGAAAGGACTCTCATCTGCTTTGGCAAAGCTGTATTGCCAAGAACAGGCCCCTTTTCCCCATCGCTTTTGCACTGTGTGAAGCTGTGTTGGTGTTTCCCAGTGACAAGCAACTCCTCATCCTTCCACACTGGGGAGCACTGGGAACATGAAAGGAGGGGGAGCTGTATCTATTCCATGCTGATTCAGAGGTCAGTGCAAGTTAGCAGCACTGGTCAGCATGCGCAAGGGAATTTCCTGCTGGAAAATCCTGAGCTGTTTTGCAGGAATGTGTTTTTACTGATATTTTCATGAAAGAAGTCAAAAGTGCTCTTTGTCATACGATTTAGTTTTAGGTaatcctgcgaggagcagggagttggactcgatgatccttatgggtcccttccaacttgagatattctatgattctatgaaaagtgttttttttactttctgatgAATAAAGATGGAAGGATTTTGATGAGCTAAAAATGCCTCATTACATCTTTCTTATTTTGGACATCTATATTAATACGTTACTGTGTTTGCACATTAAACACATACAGatgttttctcttgttttgcCTTTATTGCAATCAAGTGGTTTTACTGAATCAAAATGAGACAATTTGGTATTCTCAAAGTGATTGTTTCACTCTGGACCTACCTGGTGATCACTGGACCGTGTGACCCTAGTAACAGTCACTGGACGTGATCCTGACCCTGGTCTGCAGATTCGCTTCTTATCACCACAAATTTGCCTCATGATGAGGAGTCTTGGTTGAATTTGGCTGCCATCTCTGGGTCTGCCCTGTTCACCTCACCTCACTTGGTACTGTGTAGCTGGGTCCTGGCTGACAAGGACCCTGCTCTGGTGGTTGTGTTTTTGTGCTTCACTCCTGGCTCCCTGACGCTTCAGGAGCTGCTGGTCCCCACTGCATCCTGACAATCTAATTCTTAAGAGGTATCCAGTTTTTGACTTTTTATTCTGATTCAGAATAAAAGCATATTACTAACTGTTGGGATCCTATGTGGGATGGGAATCCTCACAAAGTCCGCTTTCACTGTACATGAAAGACTCTTACCTGAATTCCATTTGGGTAGTTAATACTGTAGCAAAGAACGCCTTGTAATGTCCAATGCTCTAGTGACTGGGAAGTTGAAGGTTTGGGTGGGGGCAGTGCACTGATGTAAAATGCCACCAGTTTCTCCTGTTCTCTATTGTGAATCCAGGCCTTCTCAATACCGAAATCTGCTACAGGCTTTTTCACAGTCTGCTGTCAAAGCTCGTATCCTCTCCCCTTTTTTCAGGAAGAGCCTGCCATGCCCTCTGTAAGGGTTGTCTGTCCATGGCCCAGCTATGAAAAAAGTGACAGCACAGCAGTCAGGTTGACATGAACAGCCTGTGCTGGGAAAGTATTTCCTCCATGATTTCTAGCTCCAGGACTCATCACCAAAGGCTGTTTGCTGCACTGAGCTGGTGGCAGATGAGCTTGTGCGTTAAGGATTGTTTCATCCTTGTGCTTACCTTCACCTGGGAGCATGACCTCTTCCCCCTGTTTTCAcccagctgctccagcacagtAAGGCTCAGAGAGTGTCTGCACTGCGTAGCTCAGTGGTCTCGGGACGGGGGTGCACATACTCAGTGACACAACTACACTGGGTACAGTTGGTGAGGTGCCAGTAgcgaggggctgcagggggtccTCTGTGAGatgaggccaggggctgccctgtgccagacacaggcAGTTCCAGCTGGTTACAgtggacccaccgcagggcacagctgagcctgtcagccaagctggtggtgggaggaggtagaagagtcaggagtgaaagAGTAAAGTTGAGTCCAGAAAAAATGGGGAGGGGAACcattaatttttggttttgtttctcactatccgaatctattttaattggcagtaatttaattttccccaagtcgagtctgttttgcctgtgacagtaattggtaagcgaTCTCCCTGTCTTATCTCGACCgacaagcttttccatcttattttctctccccatcctgttgaggaggggagtgagaaagcagctgCATAGGCATCTGGATGCtggccagggttaacccacctcAATAACATGTCATTGACCAGTCCCAGACAGGGCTACATAGCATGCGATCAAATTGTCTGCAATGTGCTTAGCTGTGGTATTAGCAATTAGCAACCTGGCAAAAGTGTGTCCCATCTGCCAGTGCTACACAAGCAGAAGAGCTTGGCCAGGATGCTGTGACTGCTCAGGCTGTCCCTGTGTATTCTACTCTAGGACATGGGCTGAGGTGACTTTTCAGGCACAAATCCCCAAGATGGTCTTGAGAGCAAGCTAGACCCATGCTTTACTGACCACATAGACTCAGATATCCTCAGAGGCCCAGACTGAGGATGCCTGAAGGCCCAAAGGAGCCTGGATTCAAGAGCAGATGCCCTAGTATTGACTACCAGGGGAGTTTCACACATAGATGTCAGTGAAACCAGAGGAGTACAACCACTCCTCACTGCTGGAGCTGAATTAGTCCTGCATCCATACATATGCTTATGAATGCCACAGCCTGGACACATATCTAGTTTGGGGTGAAGGCAGACAACAGGAGGTATTAAACTTTGAAAACAGTACTGTAAGAACTTTCTGTTTGCATTCAAGTGATCCAGATGACCTTGTGGCAATGGGCTGGGCAAATAAAACGACCACCTATCTTGGCAACACCTCTATCTTGGAGCAACTTCTCTTTGCTTTGAGGTATATGTGAAACACACCCTAAGGATTAGGGAAGTCGCAAGTACTTTAGAGTCTCCTGCAGGACAGTCTGTGATCTATGCCCTTCCATTTCAACACAGTTGCCTTCTGGTGTTTTCACAAATGACAGCTATAACTTAAATCGTTTTTTGAAAACCACTGATCTTATTTTCAGCTCTGAGATATCTGTTCTCCAAACCTTCAAATCCCTAACCCTAGCATGGAGATAGTTTTATGATTTATATATTATTAACATACAGAAAGCTGTATTTCCACAGTATCTTCTGGTGACTGGGCAAACCTCAAAAGAGGCAACTCCAGCATGTAGCCAAGATAATAATTTCTGTCTTTGACACCTTGAAACTCAGCTAGATGATTATTCTCTGGAGTGAATTATATCATTCATCGCACTGTTCTCTAAGttaagtgtattttttaagtCATTATTTTCCTTATAGATATAGCACTCTCAGAAAATGAGACTCTTTCTCCAAGGATACCATAACATCTACATTACGAAGATCATGAGCAAGGCATTGAAATCCAACTAAAGCATGGCAACGCTTCATAGATGATGATTTTCCATATACTGCTCTTTAACAGAACAACAACTATTGATCTAACTAATTCTGCTTGCCACCAACTCCATGCAGGTTTTTTGAGTTTAGAGCACATATTCTTCCTCTGATAAACCCAGTGCTGAGTTCTCAGCAGGGTTAGATCCTTTGATCCAGAGGAACTACAGTTCCTCTATCACATCGACAGTGACTTAATGTTGCTGCCGTAACTGCTGTTTTTATGACAAACAGGAGTGGACACTAACTGATGTGACAGGAACATACATTTGGATCTAAATGGAGTCATGTTACAGAGAGCAGTGTAATACCCTGTTCTGATGTTCACATTGTGCTTCTTGTGCAGAAATGGGACTGCCATGTGTATTTAGAGAACTCCCTCTTCTGGGGGCAGCAGTGAAGGCTGCTCTCCTCAATTGCAGAAAATCTGTCTCCTGTGAAGCATCTGCTGAAAAATGGATGTACACCAGTGGAGCTGGCTAAACAGAGAAATAAGCACTGCAACATTCTGAACCACCTCCTAACTTCGCAGCCAGTAAGATATAACTGTTCCAGTGGATTTGACCTGGATTTTTAAAATGGGGTCATGGCCTATGATTATATCGTGGACCCTTTCCCAGACTGGGGAAAACTCGAGAACAGGCCTGGTAAATCTCTGTTAAACTGTTGCAATTAATATGAATTTCCAAGAAGACTATATATGTCCACAGAAAACATAGCACCACTTCAATCTAATTAAGAAAAATTCCTATGCACCAGCATGCATGGCTTTACCCTGCTCACCCCCTCCACTCTATGAATAGCAAAGGTGGGTGCAGGAGAACACCTAGACCTTCCTTCCACTGCCAGGGTGTCTCAAATTTCTCATGCACTTTGTGCCTGAAATGTTtgcagtgctttttctttctccttagaCAAAAACTAATTCATTGTAATTGCATTGGAATAGAGGGAAGTTACCTGatgtttcaataaaaataaagcagcctTAAAATGCCATCCTGAACAGAAAAATCATAGTGACAGACAAAACTTAATCAAAATGGCAATTAAAATACAGCCTTAAtgaaatttaaatacataaatgttaTTGTATACAGACATTTTTACTTACTAAACAAAATAATCTTAGCATATCATCCTGCTATAAAAACAAtgggtgtggattttttttcatatctcaacaatatttgttatttcaaaattaaacataGGTAACAATTAAGACTATCCAGTTAAAAGATAAATATTCCTAATTTATATCTATGCCTTAAGAAAGTAAATGGCATCAAAATTATATTGAGTACTGTAGATTATGTTCTTCCTTTTGAACAGCAAAAACCATATAGGTATTTTGGCTAATAGCTAAGTGACTTTGTTACATGAAAATCAAGAACTGTTGAAATGTGTTGATCCACTGGAAGTGTCCAATGAAAGTTTGATCTCACTGAGGTCAAGGAAAGgttgccattgacttcagcagagccaaAAAGGATTTGCTGTCAGAGGGCTGCCTTGCCACTACCCGAATGCCACAGCAATTCCTGTGAGCCCAGAAAACAGGTTATCAAACAGTGGTCGCTCTCAGGACCACAGATATTCAGTTCAGCCTGCTGCCTTCTTTACATCAGTGTGTGAGCAGAGGCAAATCAGAGGTACTGGCTTGTTCAGGTAAAATGAGTAAACAGAACAtcgttaaaaaaaaaccaaaacaaaaccatgcttcctcctcgctgtcagAGCAGGACTGTGCACAAATCTTCCTTCCCAGCATGCAAAATGAGATTATGGTCTGTCAGGCGATGGAGGGCATAGCTAGCACCATGGGTTGTATGCCAGCTGAAGGAATATGCTGTGGCACCTGGTCATGGAACTGGGCTATGTGGTGTACATTCAGCCTATAATGCAGCATCACAGCCTGTCTCCAAACAGCTAGATGAGAGAAACTCTGGCATGTAAAAGAGCATGGGATGAAGTACAATATGGGAAAGACCCATGGGATTCAACAGGTCTGATCAGTTGTGTATCAAGTACTGCAACCTGAGGCCTCACCAATGGTTTGAAATATGCTAAGGCAACAAGTAAATGCAGTAAGAACTACTTGCACTCCCTTCCCACCAAAGGGAATAAAACACGCTGAAGGGTTATTGCTAAAGGCAAAGGGGAACAGAGGTTCTGAAGTGTTAATGTTTCTTGCtccttttcagcttctgtttGAAGATAGCAATGTCATAATAGCTTTTAAATTTCACCAGGAAAATGGGTATTGGGATGATAATAGTTAACATGCCGAATACCGCAGCTAAGGCTGCCGTCACTTGGCCAACTGTGGTGAGAGGGATAATATCTCCGTAGCCCACCGTAGTGAGTGTGATCAAAGCCCACCAGAAGCAAACAAGAATGTCAGTGaagtgcagctcccctgtgtagGAGGGATGGCTACCCAGCAACTCGCCATAGAAAAAGAGAGCGCCAAAGAAGAGGGTCTCAAAGGCCAAAATCATGAGCAGGATGCAAATCTCTCTAAGGATAGACTTGAGGGTGTAGCACAAAACCCTGAGAATCAGTGGCGTTTCTATCAGCTTGGATATCTTCAGGAGTTTGAGGAGATAGACAATGCGAACAAAGCCCAACCAAAGCCCCAGGCTTGGCATTCTCTGAATCTGCCCAGCCACAAAGAATTCAATATAaactgggaagagagaaaggaagtcAGCCACATTCAGGGGATTTTGGAAGAACAACTTCTTGTCTGGGCAGAAACAAAATCGCACAGAGAACTCAAAAGTAAACCAGAGGACACAGAAAAGCTCCAGATGAAGCAAGTAGGCAGCCTGGTGGTAATAGGGTTCATGGTCGTCATGGGAGACCTCAGAATAGCCAACAGAGGTGAAGTTAGCAGTAAAGAACTCAAATTGTGCCTTGGTCTCCTCACAGAATATGATGACAATTCCAACGATgaacagcagagaagcaaaagcCAAGCACTGCAGTGGGAAGAAAGGGCACACATGCAATTAGTCCAACAAACAAGTATCGCATAACCTCACTGCCCCACCACAACCCCAGGATCCCCTCCACAGGCACAGTACAGTCCTAGACTAATCTTTCTCAAATCACCATTGTTTTGCTCACATGGAGTGCATCTTCTCCTTCCAGAtttgaaaaataagagaagactgtagtcaaagaaaaaaacacctgaaCTCCTACATCAGAGTTTGTAAGGAAGGGGAAATGTCTGACAGCTGGAGTAATGCGGACAGACTCACACTGAGGGCCTCTTCAGCACTAAATGTTGGCTCCAGAAATaccagcagcacagaaaacatcCTTTGCAGTCTCTGACTTGCGGTTGTTGTTCTGCATGCCTGACATTTTAAAGAGGCATGGGGCATGCATTTTGTACAGAGAACAGGGacaagaagaggagagaagaaggaggtGTCTGTTAATGAGAAGagagaattttgttttctttttcagtctggGACTCAAAGCATACTTATCAAAGCTATGAACCCATTAGCATTTTTCATGGACCCATTCCAGTAATCCCAAAGGACACAGGCTGTATCCATCTCTCCACATATAGTATTACCTTAgcactgaaagaggaaaagggtTTTTCAAATATAGACCAAATCTTTGGCTGCCACCTGGTTCGCCAGCTGAAATCCCTTCTTTCTGTCTGGACTATGAGGCACTGGTCATCAGTCTGTTCATGTTCATCCCAAATGTTAAACTCCTCTGGCTGCACCTCTTTGTTATTCAGTTTCAGCCAGCAGCAGGATGCTAGCTGTGTCTCATTTACTTCCCAGAAAGCCAGCTCTTCTTCTAAGACTGACCTACAGGTATCAATGGGGCAGTGGAAATGTTTGGTCCTATAATAGTTCAACACGTAGCTGAAGATCTCAGCATTCCTATCAAAAAAGAACTCTTTGGTGGTGGGATCATAGTCGTAGATGCTTGGGGCATTGGGCTCTGTTAGGCTGCACAGCTTGGTCCCTGGGAAGGTCCGGAGGGTGCTGCTGTATGTCTCATATCTGACTCCCCCAATATTCAGGATGATTTTTTCCTTGGAGCCTTCCATCtgtgagggaggagggaggtgcaAGTCCTCATAGGCTCTTGTTTATCCTCAGTCAAAAAGAGAAGAACACAAATTAAAAGAAGTAAAGTAAAGAAAGTTTTGGAGCAAGAAGGTTTTCCAGGGTACCTCATTCCAGtgcttttaaagcacattttgtaCCTGAAACCTGTGTCTCCTATAGGGAGGAAGGCACTTTTGCCATTCCCCATCATGTTCAGTGCCTGTTTCTAGACTTTGCTCCATGGCCATATTGTCTGAGCACTTTTCAGGAGATGCATCAAACAAAATGACAAACATCTGGTTTGCATTGCtcgctctctcagcttctccccATGGGGACAGAGCACACAGTCCAGAGTCTGTTTCACCATATTTGTTCATACACTGTAGATAATCATTGCAACAAACTCATTTGAGGTAAAGTTCTCATTCCCAAGACATTCCTTCCACTCTCTCTCCCCTCATCTAGTTCTTCTATCTCCACCTCCAATTTCTTTCTCCACAAGCAGTTTCTTGCAGAGACCTCCATGTGCTAAAGAGGTAAAACAGTCATCAACAGCTTATTCTTCAAACAAGTCTTTAAACATAATCTCCTGTGTTGAGCCTGGCATAACAAGTTTAACAAGAGACCCTGCTGCCCGGTGGGAACATTTAGGTTGTCTGAGTTATGCTTTTTCCTTGAGTCTTCTCTGTACAGAGTCCCACTGAGCCAAATCACCTTTCCCTCTGCAGGAAGCTGCTCCTTACCTGGAATCTATATGCAGGATTCCTGGACTAGACAGAAATGCAGAACAACATACTGCCTCCTCCTTCAGGGCTGGCTGACATCTTAGAATAGCACCAGAACCTGCTGCCAAGGTCTCTGGCATTGGAAAGCATGTTCAGTTGCTTATTTCCTGTAATAcatcccctgttttgctcttcaAAATCCAAAATACCTGGGAGAAACTCAAGCCCTGCTTTATGAACATTATTCTAAGAGGGGAGGGAAACCAAGGAACTCTGTAGCCTCAGGAGCACGTAGGAGAGGTGCAGAATAGGGTCAGGATGTTCTTGAGAAAGTGACTAGGGCTGTCTTTCACCCACACGTATCCACTTCCGACTGTCTGTACCCctccatttcctctcctcctgtgtGTTCCTACACATTTCCATCCAACCTCCTCTTACGCCCTGCATTTCTAGTTCTGGCCCTTCTCTTCTTGTAACAGAGCAAGCCTGTTGTCTTTCCTGCTTGGACTTTCTTACCCAAAGATGGCTGCTCAGTGTGCTGAGACCATGCACACAGAAATTCCAGTTgcccctcctcccttttttgcAGAAAGTGCTGAGCATGGGAGTCACAGGTCACTTCTGCAACAAACCTTTCCATTCAGGATCAGCAGGGAAACATGCcctgcaccaggggagactcCCAGAAGTAAAGAACTACATACAGCACCTCATTCAGCTTTATCAGAAAAGGCTGGAAGCTGCAGCTTGGTCACACACTCATGGCACAAGAGAATTACTGCCCATCTGCTGACCTTGACAATCCCAGCATATGTGAGGCTTGATGCAGCTTCACCATAAAACTTTCACTAACTTCAAGGAGAGCAGGATTGAGCACAAGGACTAAAAGTGTGCGGGCATTGCTTAGTACTTGCCGCACAGGAATCCACACAGCGTGATTCTAAGCAGGTTAGAGTAATTCAGCACTCAGAAAATCTGGAGATACATTATTGGCCTCTGTTGCCTAGCTCTCTAAAGAGCACAGTGATTTTTGAGACCCCAGCTAAACTTGCCTTTATCTGCTTAGAATGCCAGATACCTCTTGCTCAATCATAACAATCCCCATGTGAGAAATGAGCCAAGAAGTGCCATTTCATATTCTTACCTTGGTGCTATTGCAGCAACTCTGCAaccagaagaaaggagaagagactgGGAAGAACAGAGACAAATTCAGTGAAAACAGGATGTTCGATGGCTAGTCTCCAAAGCTCAAGTCTCATAGatgccagaaaacaaaaccagccaatAGCACTGAAAAGATGCAGAGGCCCCCCTCCCTTGTTCTCTGCCCTATCAGCAGTCGCTCTCCCCACTCCAGGGAATAATACTCAAACAAGAAGGGAACAACTGCCAGGCCAGATATGCTCTGACTACTCTGCCACCCACTGCTCTACTAACAATCTCAAAGGGCCATGGTGTTTGGGAAATACATGGAGTTCAAAGGTCTTAGGACCAATTAGAGATTAAACTAGCAAGCCACAGAAAGGCCGACAGAGCATGGTTCTTTCTTGGCTGCACCTTATTCAAGtttgagttaaaaaataatatagaaaacaacaggagcaaacaaacaaacaaacaaaaacacctgACCTCCCATCTTCTTGTCACACTCTCTCCTTTTTTGGTTTAAAgggctttttcttcatttctagatGACCCAAAGCTTAATCTTTTGCACCCActgattttaaatgcatttttttgtcatTGATTACTCCAGGAAGAAAGTTGGCACATAGCTGTTAATCCCAGTCAAGAAAGGCATGCTGCTTATGAAATTTCCTTTCAGCTGACATTCCAAGGCCGTTTCTAGGTATCACCTCAGCTTACTTCAAACTGTCTGGCAAGGAAGTAGGAAAAGGAATTTCCTTATTCCCAGCACGAGCAAGACTATTCAGGAATGCTCTGGGGGCTTCCTTTTCAGTCATACAAATGAAAAGCAGACTCATGTCTCTTTAGAGGAAGTATCACATTTCACCTGctggatttttcattttaatcaaCTACCTACATTACCCTGACACactgaaatctcttttcttttaaaaaaaaggtcttccaTTTAGGCTTTTTACCTAGATAGCAGTCTGGTTCTTCGCTCTTCATTGGCACTTCACTTGCACGTGCAAGTAACCTCACTCACCCTAACCATCCAGATTCCCAAAGTACTACAGGGACATCACAGACAATCCTGGCCTCTTCTCTCAGCCAACACCACAGCAAGGCTGCAGAAACTAGAATGGCAAATTGCTGCCAATCTTGTGTGGGACATTCTGGGCAACAAGCAATCTTTGCCCATTACCTCCCAATTCTGTACTGAGCAACCTTGTACCCAGACATCACAAGCAGAGCAACAGCACAAGCATAATTTCCCATAGATC includes these proteins:
- the LOC143164483 gene encoding voltage-gated potassium channel KCNC1-like isoform X1, which gives rise to MEGSKEKIILNIGGVRYETYSSTLRTFPGTKLCSLTEPNAPSIYDYDPTTKEFFFDRNAEIFSYVLNYYRTKHFHCPIDTCRSVLEEELAFWEVNETQLASCCWLKLNNKEVQPEEFNIWDEHEQTDDQCLIVQTERRDFSWRTRWQPKIWSIFEKPFSSFSAKCLAFASLLFIVGIVIIFCEETKAQFEFFTANFTSVGYSEVSHDDHEPYYHQAAYLLHLELFCVLWFTFEFSVRFCFCPDKKLFFQNPLNVADFLSLFPVYIEFFVAGQIQRMPSLGLWLGFVRIVYLLKLLKISKLIETPLILRVLCYTLKSILREICILLMILAFETLFFGALFFYGELLGSHPSYTGELHFTDILVCFWWALITLTTVGYGDIIPLTTVGQVTAALAAVFGMLTIIIPIPIFLVKFKSYYDIAIFKQKLKRSKKH
- the LOC143164483 gene encoding voltage-gated potassium channel KCNC1-like isoform X2, whose product is MEGSKEKIILNIGGVRYETYSSTLRTFPGTKLCSLTEPNAPSIYDYDPTTKEFFFDRNAEIFSYVLNYYRTKHFHCPIDTCRSVLEEELAFWEVNETQLASCCWLKLNNKEVQPEEFNIWDEHEQTDDQCLIVQTERRDFSWRTRWQPKIWSIFEKPFSSFSAKACRTTTASQRLQRMFSVLLVFLEPTFSAEEALSCLAFASLLFIVGIVIIFCEETKAQFEFFTANFTSVGYSEVSHDDHEPYYHQAAYLLHLELFCVLWFTFEFSVRFCFCPDKKLFFQNPLNVADFLSLFPVYIEFFVAGQIQRMPSLGLWLGFVRIVYLLKLLKISKLIETPLILRVLCYTLKSILREICILLMILAFETLFFGALFFYGELLGSHPSYTGELHFTDILVCFWWALITLTTVGYGDIIPLTTVGQVTAALAAVFGMLTIIIPIPIFLVKFKSYYDIAIFKQKLKRSKKH